The Thalassomonas actiniarum genome contains the following window.
TTACTGTAATGCCAGGGCACCAACATATTGCACCTCGATGGGCAGAGAAATGATGATTGTAAAGGTAATTTGCGGCCGCATCTGCTTCTGATTCCCATGAAAAAAAATACTTGTTGCGCACCTTTTCATGTTGTTGGAGAAGCTCTATGAGATCCGATTTATTCCAAAATGCTGCTTTGCGAACGTCAGCAGGAGCTTTTGTCATTGCAGCCAGCTGATCTTTAACAGTTTCGCTAACTGTGCTGCTGGTGATCAAAAGATATTTATTTGCACCGTGGATTTGCATTTTTGCATACCAATTGCCTATATCGGTTTCACGCACAGAGCGCCCACTCAATGAAAAGTGTTTACATTCAACGAGATACACTTCTCTCTCGACTATCCCCATGTCATCAGTCGTATCACGAACAGCAATTATATCCTTTCCACGATCTGGACCACGTGCTGAACGAGAGGATATAGTGAAGCCTTTCAATACGAGTAAATCCTCGGCAATAGATTCAAGGTCTTCGTACGAGATTTGGGAAAAATCAATTTTCATAGAGTAGGTCCAATGGTATTAGATAAAAATATTTTACCTATACTTTGTAAGGTATAGATAATACATTTAGAGCTATAGATATTACCTGCCTGCTTTTTGTCAGTTTAGGTATGCCTCGATTTATCAATTTGTCAGATTAAATTTAAATAAATCTAAGTTTATTTTTTGTTGGCCACAATTCTGGACACCCAAAAATCAGATACAATCCTGGCTGAAATTTATTACCTCATTTCAGGTAATAAATGACCTAGTAAAACACAAAGGATTCTAGTGACTTGCAGTTGTACAGAACTCCATACAATAGTGAAAAATAGGCCTAAAACAATATACAAACATAACCTGACTTATTTTGTGAATTGGTCTTTTATTAATAGTGCTATCCAAGCCAAAAAGGAGAGCGCTATTTCAATACACCTTATCTGTTAACCGCTGCACTAAAAGTAGCAAGCAAAGTCGCAACCCCTGAGTGCTGTCACACCCAGAGGTCGCTAACCACAACGAACTTACTCGGAGAACGTCATGGCTGAATATCATCATACGTCAGAGCCAGGCTCGGCAAAAGTAAAATATCCCATTTATCGGCAACTTACCGTGCAGGAAACCATTTGTGGCACGGCAGCGAAAAGCCGCGGCATAGGTATTAACTATGTGCCGGTAAAGCTTGAACCTTGTATTGTGCTCAGGGGAAAGTGGCTCAAACTAGCTGGTTTTCCCATTGGAGAAAAAACCTCTATTACGGTAAATCAGGGAGAAATAGTCATCACACCTAAGCAATCTGAGGTCACGGTCGATACTAACCGGGCTACTGAGGGCTAGTGTCGTAAAGGAAAAGCTAAGCTGTTGTGCTAAAAGGAGGCGCAACAGCTTGTATGGCCGAGATGCAATGTTGAACATCTGCAATTCAATAGTATTTAGTTAATCAAATAGACTTAACGCATCAAAAATAACCAATAAGATCATAATGGTACCAGAAAGAGTTAACAGCCAATAAAATATTGCAGCTAATACCCTATCTATCTTGGTCGTATGTTTATACAGTATTTCTGAATTTGCATATAGTGATGACAATGAACTGGTTTCTAGTTTGCGCCGCCAGCTTCTTGGAATTGATAATGCTTGTGCAACATTAATAATATCCCAGCCACTCGCATACTCTACTCCTAATATATTTTTTGTTTCACTATTTTTTCTAAGCCTTTTTACGGTCACTTGACCGAAAATAATGTACAAGATCATAGAAATAAAGCAGCCAGCCAGTCCAAATGAAAACATTAAAGATTCAAATTCACTCATATGCCTAACCATGCCATTATTTGATCATACTGAGAACCAGCATTTCTTTTGGTATAACTATTTACCCCCATAGAAACTGCGGCGGCCGTAAGCTTAGTGATGTTGCGGCTGCTAATTGCTTTTCCTGCCTAATTCATTTTCTACAGCTTCCTTTGCTTCTTGAATATCAGTAAAAAAGTCCCGTTGGTATTGCACGAATGCCGCATACTTCTTCCCCGAAAGTAGATAAATTGCCGCAAATAATATCAATATATCGATAAAACAGAAGATTAAGGCTGCATTTGTGCTTTGTAGCAATAATGCAGGCAAACAAATAACGACTAAAGTTATCGCGTAATATTTCAGCACCTTAGCACCAATAAATGAGCCTTTAATCACTCGAAAATTTGTAATACTGAAAAAGATCACGAGCGCGGCAAGTAAACCAAGGCTCCACTGTGCAGATAATTTATAGTAGGTATTGATAATAATCGATAAAGAAATCCCCGTACCGGCAATAAGCAGCATAGTGGTCAATAGAAAAAGGCCAATGTTTTTTCTCGGCGGCAGTAAACCAACTATTTCATTGTCTTTATATTCTGACATTACTGCTCCAACTCCTCATAAATACCAATGGCAAGCGAATTAACATTACCTGATACGGCACTGCCAACAAAACTCATGGTTGCACCTATAGCATCTTTAAGCTGTAATTGCAGCGAATTGGTAATTTGTATAGCGGCATAGCGTTTGGGA
Protein-coding sequences here:
- a CDS encoding restriction endonuclease, which gives rise to MKIDFSQISYEDLESIAEDLLVLKGFTISSRSARGPDRGKDIIAVRDTTDDMGIVEREVYLVECKHFSLSGRSVRETDIGNWYAKMQIHGANKYLLITSSTVSETVKDQLAAMTKAPADVRKAAFWNKSDLIELLQQHEKVRNKYFFSWESEADAAANYLYNHHFSAHRGAICWCPGITVIFGNDGYDPEDGEPFNDANQRSRDEVVQLRRQLEARGLDELAFGKSQSGYTWVILVRHDDTEELHKLVWTCYPTGSSNNQAQHNQTFVHLHSYWHFPHKEHCGDCT
- a CDS encoding SymE family type I addiction module toxin, with amino-acid sequence MAEYHHTSEPGSAKVKYPIYRQLTVQETICGTAAKSRGIGINYVPVKLEPCIVLRGKWLKLAGFPIGEKTSITVNQGEIVITPKQSEVTVDTNRATEG